The genomic region AGCAGGTACACGGGCTTGCCCTGGACTGTCGGGACCGCGGGTGCGAACAACACCTGTGCGGCGAAGAAGACGACCGCGGCGACGACGCTGAACACGATAGCGCCGTTCGGGTCGTTGTCGAGGTCGGCCGCGTAGAACGCGAACACGAGGAGGACGCTCCACCGGAGAATCGTCCCGAACTGCCCAAGTCCAAACTGTCCGAGCAGCCATCCGGCCGGGTAGGTCGCGAACCACGCCGGGAGCAGCATCGGGATGGACCGGCCGACGCGGCCGAGGGTGGTCGGCTCGCTCGTGATGGCTCCGTCAGTCTGTTCAGGCATCGTCGCGCACCTCCAGCGCGTAGAGCCCGGACTCGGTGAGTGCCAACAGGCGTCCGCCAGCGAGGGCGAGTGAACGCGGTTCCCCACCGTCGAGGGCGAGGCTGTCCCTGGTCTCACCGGTTTCAGGGTCCAGTACGCTGACCCCGTCGGCCTCGTGGACGTAGAGGCGCTGCTCGGTTCGGACCGTCCCGCCGACGCGGCCCAGGTCGGTTCGCGTCCACAGTCGCTCGCCAGTGTCGGGGTCGAACGCGTGAAGTTGGCCGAACGTCCCGGTGGCGACCACGAGGCCGACGGTCAATGCGACGTCGACGAGCGTCGTTCCGACCGTCGATTCCCACTGCAGGCGGCCGTCGTTCGGGTCGAACGTCTGGATGCGGCCGGTATCGTCGGACCCACCGTAGGCGACGAGCGTGTCGGGTGCGATTGCACTGCCGCGATGACGATACTCGTACTCGGGCGTGCGCCAGAGCCGTGAGCCGTCGCTCGGGTCGTGGGCGCTGTGGCGGACGCTTTCGTAGTAGCCGGCGCTACAGATGAGCTTCCCGTCCCCGTAGGCGACCGGGCCTACATGGCGGGTCGTCTGCCAGTGGGTCAGTCCGCTCTCGATGTCCCGGGCCTCGAGTCCGTCGTCGCCGTTGAGGAACAGCACGTTCCCGACGGGCAGGTACGTCGGGTCCAGGAGCCAGTAGAGCGAGCGGTCGTCGACGCCGGGAAGCCACCAGCTCCGCGCCCCGTCGCTACCGAGGACGTAGAAGTCCCGGTCGGTCGGGCAGCAGACGTGGCCGGCGGCGACGGCGATACCGGTGGAGAGCGCTGCGTCCGGCGCGAACTGCCAGCGCTGTCGACCGTCGGTGGTATCGAGGGCGTGCAGCGCGCTGTTCCAGGTCGGGACGAACACCGTTCCGTCGGCGACGGCGAGGCTGTACCCCGTCTCTTGCTCGAACGGAACTTCCCAGGTGACCGAGAGGTCGTCGCCGCCAGCGACGGCAGCGTAGTTCTGCCGGCTCGGACTCCGACCGGGCAGGTGCCACTCGTCGAGCGAAACCGACGGGCCGGTGTCGAACCCGCTCTTGAACAGCGAGGGCCGTATGGCCTGCCCGCCGACGAGCGCAGCCGAACCGAAGAGGAGGACCTCGCGGCGGGAGAGCGACTGGAGGGGACCAGACATATTTTGAACACATCGGCGAATGGGTAAATATCTCGGGGAACCGACCGGCTGTCGGTCCACCCATGCCACGTGCTACCGGCCCCTAGACGTATTGATACGTCTGGAGACCGTTTCGATTCGTAATGGCTGAACCGCAGGTACAGAACGAGATCACCGAGGGTGAGCTGCTCGGCCCGATGGTCCGGCTCGCGTGGCCAATGGTGGCCATCCAGCTCCTGCAGGTCGCGTACAACCTCGCCGACACGGCGTGGCTGGGGGCGTACTCCTCGAACGCGGTCGGCGCGCTGTCGATGGCGTTCCCGCTCATCTTCTTCCTCATCTCGGTGGGCGGGGGGTTCACCGCAGCCGGGGCCATCCTGGTCGCGCAGTACACCGGCGCGAACAGTGACGGCTCAGCCGGGCTCGTCGCTGGCCAGACCATCGTCTTCGTCGGCATCTTCTCCGTCGTCATCGGCCTACTGGGCTACCTGCTGACCGATGCGATGCTCGGGGTCTTCCCGGCGGACCCGGAGACGGCCGAGTTCGTCATCCCGCTGGCCGCGGACTACATGCGCCTGTTCTTCCTGGGGTCGCCGTTCCTCTTCGGCTTCTTCGTGTTCACCTCGCTGCTGCGGGGGTACGGCAACACCCGGACGCCGATGCGCATCATGCTCGTCTCCGTGGTCGTCAACGTCGTCCTCGACCCCCTGCTCATCTTCGGGGTCGGCCCGTTCCCCGCGATGGGCATCGAGGGCGCGGCCGTCGCGACGGTGTTCTCCCGCGGCGTCGCGACGGTGCTCGGGTTCTACATCCTGTTCACCACGACGGTCGGCCCGACGGTCCTGCGCGAACACCTCGTGCCGGACCTCCCGACCATCCGCGACATCGTCCGTCTCGGGGTCCCCAGCGCGGCCGAGCAGTCGATGGCGTCGCTTGCGTTCATCACCCTCACCGCGATGGTCGCGACGTTCCCGCCCGCGGTTATCGCCGCCTACGGGCTGGGTAACCGGCTCATCTCGCTGGTGTTCCTGCCGGCGATGGGGCTCGGACAGGCCACGAACACCATCGTCGGCCAGAACCTCGGCGCAGGGAAGCCGGAGCGCGCCGAGCGCGCGGTGTGGATCGCCGCCAAGCTCGCCGCCGGCGTGTTGCTCGTCGTCGCCCTCGTCGTCTGGGCCTTCCCGACGACCATCCTCCGGCCGATGATGAGCGCCGACACGGCCCAGGCCGCCGAAACCCTGCGCTACGGGAGCGAGTACCTCCGCATCGTCGCGGTCTCGTTCGTGGCCATGGGGCTGTTCCCCGTGTTCCTCGGCGCGTTCCGCGGCGCGGGCAAGACCACCACGGCGCTGGTGTTCTCGGCCGTCGCGCTCTGGATTGCCCGCGTCCCCGTGACGTACTACCTCGTCTTCGAGCTGGGCTGGGGCACGACCGGCATCTGGACCGCGGTCGCCATCGGCGACGTGGTCGGGGCCATCGCCGCCATCCTCTACTTCACGCGGGGCACCTGGAAGTCGGCCATCGTGGACCGGGACGAGGGTGTGCGAGGTGAGCCCGAGTCGGTCTCGGTGGCGAGTCAGGACGACTGACCGCGAACCCGCTCGTACTCCTCTTTCGCCGCGTCGAACAACTCGCGGCCCAATTCGGTGCTGAGCCTCGGCTCTGCCGTCGCGAAGAACTCGTCCAGATGGTCGTACTCCTGAAACTCGTCGGATTCACCGGGCTCGTAGCGCCCCTCGCTCTCGTAGACGACGGCCTGCAGGCACATGTCCACGAGGTCCATGTCCTTCACGAAACGAGCCTCGGGCGTCCCACGGGCCTCGTACTCGGCCCAGGCGTCGTGGGCGTGGTCGAAGTCCGCGAGGAGGTCCGCCGCGGCTGCTGCCTCGGCTGCCTCCTTCTCCGCCGGGTCGTAGGTTTCCGCGGTCTCGTCGGCTCTGGTCGCCCAGTCGCCCGTCTCGGCCTCGGCCACGTCGTGGACGACCGCGAGCCGGAGCGCACGGTCCGGGTCGACGCCGGCCTGTTCGGCGAACAGCAGCGTGAGGTAGGCAACTCCCCAGGAGTGTGCGGCGACCGACTCCGGGTCCGCGATACCCCGGAGCTGCCAGCCGGTGCGCCGCTCGTCCTTCAGAGAGAGTGCGGAGAGCACAGCGGAAAGTGCGGGGTCGGTCGGCGGGTCGTCCGTCATCGACTCGTCTGAGGGCGGACGCGGCCGAGTGTCTTACGACCCCAGTCGGCCCCGGAACCCCGAGACGATACGCTCACGGCGGATGACCGCTTCACCGACGGCCCACCCGAGGCCGATGACGAGCGCCAGCCCGCCGTTGAACAGCGCGCTCAGGGGCACCCAGTGTGGGACTGCCCACGGGCCGTAGTGCTGGAGTTTGTCGACGGTCCAGCCGACAACGTCACCGAGTACTGGAACGTCCTCGGTGACGAACTCGGCCTGCTGGAACACCGTCGGTTCGCCGCTGTGGGGGGCGTGGCCCGCCGACCCGGAGAGTTCGTACGACCCCGAGACGTTCTGGTCGCGCATGGTCGGCCCGCCGGGTTCGTCCCCGTACGCCATGCGCTCGGCGTCGTAGGGTGCCCAGGGCACGAAGTACTCCCAGACGATCTCACCCTGTGGCGTCACCTCGACGACGCGGTGGTTCATCGAGTCGACGATGAGGGTGTTCCCGTTGGGGAGGCGGTCGGCGTCGCGGGGCCACTGCAGCTGGTCGTCGCCGACCTCCCAGACCTTCGTCCACGAGCCGTTCTCGTACGTGTACTCGACGACGCGGTCGTTCTCGCTGTCGGCGACGAGAACCGTCTTCTGGCCCGACTCGGTTTCGAGGTACTGTGGGTTGTGCTGCTCGTTCATCACGGTGTAGTCGTCGTCGCTCCCGAGCCGCCACGTGATGTTCTTCGTCTCGCGGTCGATGGCGATGACCTGGTCGAAGTCCCGCGGCGAGACCATGAACGTCCCGTTGCCGATCTTGTCCACGTCGTTCACGTGGGTCCAGTCGTGGTCGAGGCCCGAATCGGTCGAGAGGGGGTAGTGGTTCCGGAAGTACCAGTGCCAGGTGATGCGGTCCTCGCCGCGGTCGTAGACGAACACGCCGTCGTAGCTCGTCCCGTTCGAGGAGTTCTTGATGTTCGCGACGAGCAGTTCGTCCTCGTTTATCAGGTCCACGTCGTGAGTGTCCTGGATGTCGAGGGTCTCGGTCCAGCGGCGCTCGCCGGTGTCGGGGTCGAGACGGTAGACGCTCGTCTGGCCGTCGCTCGTGGTGTTCGTCACGAGCAGGTCGCCGTTCGGGAGCGGGTCCACGTCGTAGAAGCGCGTGCCGGGAACGTCGGTGGTCTCGTACTCCCATTCGAGCGTGGCGTCCGGCCCGAGCCCGACGAGCCGGACCGGTTTGTCCGGGTCACCAGGGCCGGTGAGCGAGGCGTGCCAGCCGTGGGCCGACACGACGGTCGTCCCATTGGCAGGGTCGGTGACGGTCCCGCGCTGGAGTTCCGGTGGGTCGTAGGTGGCGGTCGCGGCGACGCCACTCAACGCGAGCAGACAGACGACGACCGTCAACGCGATGCGAACGCGACGTGGTGAGACTGTCGAGAGGAGGGAAGCCATCGGGCGGTGCGAATCGGACGGTCAGTCGTTGAGTTCCCAGCCACCGTCGGTCGCGTCGACCACGTCGCGGCGGGTCATCTCGGCCATGACCTCGTCGAGGCGGTTGGGCTGG from Haloarchaeobius sp. HME9146 harbors:
- a CDS encoding MATE family efflux transporter — translated: MAEPQVQNEITEGELLGPMVRLAWPMVAIQLLQVAYNLADTAWLGAYSSNAVGALSMAFPLIFFLISVGGGFTAAGAILVAQYTGANSDGSAGLVAGQTIVFVGIFSVVIGLLGYLLTDAMLGVFPADPETAEFVIPLAADYMRLFFLGSPFLFGFFVFTSLLRGYGNTRTPMRIMLVSVVVNVVLDPLLIFGVGPFPAMGIEGAAVATVFSRGVATVLGFYILFTTTVGPTVLREHLVPDLPTIRDIVRLGVPSAAEQSMASLAFITLTAMVATFPPAVIAAYGLGNRLISLVFLPAMGLGQATNTIVGQNLGAGKPERAERAVWIAAKLAAGVLLVVALVVWAFPTTILRPMMSADTAQAAETLRYGSEYLRIVAVSFVAMGLFPVFLGAFRGAGKTTTALVFSAVALWIARVPVTYYLVFELGWGTTGIWTAVAIGDVVGAIAAILYFTRGTWKSAIVDRDEGVRGEPESVSVASQDD
- a CDS encoding PQQ-binding-like beta-propeller repeat protein, with amino-acid sequence MSGPLQSLSRREVLLFGSAALVGGQAIRPSLFKSGFDTGPSVSLDEWHLPGRSPSRQNYAAVAGGDDLSVTWEVPFEQETGYSLAVADGTVFVPTWNSALHALDTTDGRQRWQFAPDAALSTGIAVAAGHVCCPTDRDFYVLGSDGARSWWLPGVDDRSLYWLLDPTYLPVGNVLFLNGDDGLEARDIESGLTHWQTTRHVGPVAYGDGKLICSAGYYESVRHSAHDPSDGSRLWRTPEYEYRHRGSAIAPDTLVAYGGSDDTGRIQTFDPNDGRLQWESTVGTTLVDVALTVGLVVATGTFGQLHAFDPDTGERLWTRTDLGRVGGTVRTEQRLYVHEADGVSVLDPETGETRDSLALDGGEPRSLALAGGRLLALTESGLYALEVRDDA
- a CDS encoding PQQ-binding-like beta-propeller repeat protein, translating into MASLLSTVSPRRVRIALTVVVCLLALSGVAATATYDPPELQRGTVTDPANGTTVVSAHGWHASLTGPGDPDKPVRLVGLGPDATLEWEYETTDVPGTRFYDVDPLPNGDLLVTNTTSDGQTSVYRLDPDTGERRWTETLDIQDTHDVDLINEDELLVANIKNSSNGTSYDGVFVYDRGEDRITWHWYFRNHYPLSTDSGLDHDWTHVNDVDKIGNGTFMVSPRDFDQVIAIDRETKNITWRLGSDDDYTVMNEQHNPQYLETESGQKTVLVADSENDRVVEYTYENGSWTKVWEVGDDQLQWPRDADRLPNGNTLIVDSMNHRVVEVTPQGEIVWEYFVPWAPYDAERMAYGDEPGGPTMRDQNVSGSYELSGSAGHAPHSGEPTVFQQAEFVTEDVPVLGDVVGWTVDKLQHYGPWAVPHWVPLSALFNGGLALVIGLGWAVGEAVIRRERIVSGFRGRLGS
- a CDS encoding HD family hydrolase, with amino-acid sequence MTDDPPTDPALSAVLSALSLKDERRTGWQLRGIADPESVAAHSWGVAYLTLLFAEQAGVDPDRALRLAVVHDVAEAETGDWATRADETAETYDPAEKEAAEAAAAADLLADFDHAHDAWAEYEARGTPEARFVKDMDLVDMCLQAVVYESEGRYEPGESDEFQEYDHLDEFFATAEPRLSTELGRELFDAAKEEYERVRGQSS